A region of Curvibacter sp. AEP1-3 DNA encodes the following proteins:
- a CDS encoding tripartite tricarboxylate transporter substrate-binding protein, with protein MKKLLVATAAMFSISAFAQAYPSKPITIVVPFAAGGPTDRVARDLGESLRKQLGDVSIIIDNAAGAGSSIGSSKVAKAAPDGYTLLLNHIAMGTMPGLLRNMPFKVESDFEYLGMINDVPMTLIGKPDLPAKTYKELTTWIGQNVGKINLGNAGIGSASHLCGLLFQNAIKVDMTTVPYKGTAPAMTDLIGGQIDLMCDQTTNTSQQIEGKKVNAYAVTTAKPLTTAALKSLPTLQSQGLSNFEVTIWHGLYAPKGTPADIQAKLNTALKAALKDADFIKKQEALGAVVVTDKRVEPAEHKKFVAAEIAKWTPIIKAAGVYAD; from the coding sequence ATGAAAAAACTACTCGTTGCGACGGCTGCCATGTTTTCGATTTCGGCCTTCGCACAGGCGTATCCCTCCAAGCCCATCACCATCGTGGTGCCGTTTGCTGCCGGCGGTCCTACTGACCGCGTGGCTCGCGATTTGGGTGAATCACTGCGCAAGCAACTGGGCGATGTGAGCATCATCATCGACAACGCAGCGGGTGCAGGCAGCTCTATCGGCTCCAGCAAAGTGGCCAAGGCCGCGCCGGACGGCTACACCTTGTTGTTGAACCACATCGCCATGGGCACCATGCCCGGCTTGTTGCGCAACATGCCTTTCAAGGTCGAGTCTGACTTCGAATATCTGGGCATGATCAACGATGTGCCCATGACCCTGATCGGCAAGCCCGACCTGCCTGCCAAGACCTACAAGGAACTCACCACCTGGATCGGCCAGAACGTCGGCAAGATCAACCTGGGTAACGCCGGCATCGGTTCTGCGTCTCACCTGTGCGGTTTGCTGTTCCAGAACGCCATCAAGGTCGACATGACGACCGTGCCTTATAAAGGCACCGCACCTGCGATGACCGACCTGATCGGTGGCCAGATCGACCTGATGTGCGACCAGACCACCAACACCAGCCAGCAGATCGAAGGCAAGAAAGTGAATGCTTACGCAGTCACTACTGCCAAGCCTTTGACAACCGCTGCTTTGAAGAGCCTGCCCACACTGCAAAGCCAGGGCCTGTCCAACTTCGAAGTGACCATCTGGCACGGCCTGTATGCCCCCAAAGGCACACCCGCTGACATTCAGGCCAAGCTCAACACCGCTTTGAAGGCGGCGTTGAAAGATGCTGATTTCATCAAGAAGCAAGAAGCGCTGGGTGCCGTGGTGGTGACTGACAAGCGTGTCGAACCTGCTGAGCACAAGAAGTTCGTGGCGGCTGAAATCGCCAAGTGGACCCCCATCATCAAGGCCGCCGGCGTCTACGCTGACTGA
- a CDS encoding DUF1840 domain-containing protein — translation MLYKFKSKVASDVIMLEPNGRQILALWGRTGEESLRKGILLAADMPVAISALEEAIAKEEAQRAQAALEAQEKGEDTTPTGVSLRQRATPLLDMARRSMAAGKDITWGV, via the coding sequence ATGCTTTACAAATTCAAATCCAAAGTAGCCAGCGACGTCATCATGCTGGAACCCAATGGCCGGCAGATTCTGGCTTTGTGGGGGCGCACCGGCGAAGAGAGCTTGCGCAAAGGCATCTTGCTGGCTGCAGACATGCCCGTTGCCATCAGCGCGCTCGAAGAAGCCATCGCCAAAGAGGAGGCCCAACGCGCCCAAGCTGCCTTGGAGGCACAAGAAAAAGGGGAAGACACGACCCCGACCGGTGTGAGCTTGCGCCAACGGGCCACGCCCTTGCTGGACATGGCCCGCCGCAGCATGGCTGCGGGCAAGGACATCACTTGGGGTGTCTGA
- a CDS encoding phenylacetate--CoA ligase family protein, with protein MTPAYDALEIRSQAERDAAHMSALPRQVAHAQQHSPAFASILQGVDPAGITDRAALARLPVTRKSELQTLQQAARQQGGNVFGGFSAIGFGSAMTRVFASPGPIYEPEGTARDYWRMARAIYAAGFRPGELIHNSFSYHFVPAGSMMETGAHALGCTVFPGGTGQTEQQVQAMAELQPAGYIGTPSFLKIILEKALEMGVALPTVRKAMFGGEAFPPSLRDWFTNHGVDGYQCYATADLGLIAYETSAREGLVLDEQVIVEIVRPGTGDPVPEGEVGELVVTSLNPDYPLIRFGTGDLSAVLAGQCPTGRTNTRIKGWMGRADQTTKVRGMFVHPKQVDEVAKRFPEVHRARLVVSGEMANDQMTLMLEVAGQPEGLAQRVADAVRDVTKLRGDVQLLSPGSLPNDGKVIEDARSYR; from the coding sequence ATGACCCCCGCCTACGACGCCTTGGAAATCCGTTCGCAGGCCGAGCGCGATGCTGCCCACATGTCTGCACTTCCCCGGCAGGTCGCCCACGCGCAGCAACACAGTCCGGCATTTGCCTCCATCCTGCAGGGCGTGGACCCTGCCGGCATTACCGACCGTGCGGCACTGGCGCGACTGCCGGTGACCCGCAAATCCGAGTTGCAGACGTTGCAGCAGGCTGCGCGCCAACAGGGCGGGAACGTGTTCGGTGGTTTCAGTGCCATTGGGTTCGGCAGCGCCATGACCCGCGTGTTTGCCAGCCCGGGCCCCATTTATGAACCCGAAGGCACAGCGCGGGATTACTGGCGCATGGCTCGGGCCATCTACGCGGCGGGCTTTCGTCCCGGCGAGCTGATTCACAACAGCTTCAGCTACCACTTTGTGCCTGCCGGCTCCATGATGGAGACGGGTGCCCATGCCTTGGGGTGCACGGTGTTCCCAGGCGGCACCGGTCAGACCGAGCAGCAAGTTCAGGCCATGGCCGAGTTGCAGCCCGCCGGCTACATCGGTACCCCCAGCTTCCTGAAAATCATTCTCGAGAAGGCACTGGAAATGGGCGTGGCCCTGCCTACCGTGCGCAAAGCCATGTTCGGTGGCGAGGCGTTTCCACCATCGTTGCGCGACTGGTTCACCAACCACGGGGTGGATGGTTACCAGTGCTACGCCACGGCGGACTTGGGTCTGATTGCCTACGAAACCAGTGCGCGCGAAGGTTTGGTGCTGGATGAGCAGGTGATCGTGGAGATCGTGCGGCCCGGCACCGGTGACCCGGTGCCCGAAGGTGAAGTGGGCGAGTTGGTGGTTACCAGCCTGAACCCGGACTACCCCTTGATCCGTTTCGGCACCGGCGACCTTTCAGCGGTTCTGGCCGGGCAGTGCCCGACCGGGCGCACCAACACCCGCATCAAAGGCTGGATGGGGCGTGCCGACCAAACCACCAAGGTGCGCGGCATGTTTGTGCACCCCAAGCAGGTGGATGAAGTGGCCAAGCGTTTCCCTGAAGTGCACAGGGCCCGTCTGGTGGTCAGCGGTGAAATGGCCAATGACCAGATGACCCTGATGCTGGAGGTTGCAGGTCAACCCGAAGGCCTTGCGCAGCGTGTGGCTGATGCGGTGCGCGATGTGACCAAGCTGCGTGGGGATGTGCAACTCTTGTCTCCGGGCAGCCTGCCCAATGACGGCAAAGTCATCGAAGACGCACGCAGTTACCGCTGA
- a CDS encoding polyhydroxyalkanoic acid system family protein, whose product MADLHILREHSLGFAAARKIAFQWAEQAEQDFDMECTYVEGEGLDEVIFKRSGVSGMLQVSDSKFELSAKLGFLLGAFKDKIEAEIVKNLDQLLKPKAAAKAGAKKK is encoded by the coding sequence ATGGCGGACTTACACATACTGCGCGAACACAGCCTGGGCTTTGCCGCTGCACGCAAAATTGCCTTTCAGTGGGCCGAGCAGGCTGAACAGGATTTCGACATGGAGTGCACCTATGTCGAGGGTGAGGGGCTGGATGAAGTAATCTTCAAGCGCTCGGGAGTCAGCGGCATGTTGCAGGTGAGCGATTCGAAGTTCGAACTCAGCGCCAAGCTGGGCTTTTTGCTCGGGGCTTTCAAAGACAAGATTGAGGCGGAGATTGTCAAAAACCTCGATCAACTGCTCAAACCCAAAGCGGCTGCCAAAGCCGGGGCGAAAAAAAAGTAG
- a CDS encoding branched-chain amino acid ABC transporter permease, with protein MFYRENGQFKTTYRADQQIFPILQDRMAIAALLLVGFALVPMLASDYLFRAILIPFLIFSLAAVGVNILVGFCGQISLGSGAFMAVGAYAAYNFFVRIEGMPLLVALLLGGVSSMLFGMVFGLPSLRVKGLYLAVATLAAQFFADWMFLRIQWFTNNSPSGSVSVSNLQVFGLSLESPLAKYIFCLSLLVVIALLAKNLVRGAVGREWMAIRDMDVAAAVIGIRPMYAKLSAFAVSSFIVGVAGALWGFIYLGAWEPAAFSVDQSFRLLFMVIIGGMGSIMGSFFGAAFIVVLPIFLSQFLPALAGLFGFEISTAAVSHAELMVFGGLIVWFLIVEPHGLAKLWSIGKQKLRLWPFPH; from the coding sequence ATGTTCTACAGAGAAAACGGCCAATTCAAAACCACCTACCGTGCGGACCAGCAGATATTTCCCATTCTGCAAGACCGCATGGCCATCGCAGCCCTCTTGCTGGTGGGCTTTGCGCTGGTGCCCATGTTGGCCAGCGACTACCTGTTCCGGGCGATCCTGATTCCCTTCTTGATTTTCTCGCTGGCCGCTGTCGGCGTGAATATTCTGGTGGGCTTCTGCGGCCAGATTTCGCTGGGTTCCGGCGCTTTTATGGCGGTAGGCGCCTACGCGGCATACAACTTCTTTGTGCGCATTGAGGGCATGCCTTTGTTGGTCGCACTGCTGCTGGGTGGTGTGAGCTCAATGCTGTTCGGCATGGTCTTCGGGCTGCCCAGTTTGCGCGTCAAGGGCTTGTACCTCGCGGTGGCCACGCTGGCGGCTCAGTTTTTTGCGGACTGGATGTTCTTGCGCATTCAGTGGTTCACCAACAACTCGCCTTCGGGCTCGGTGTCGGTATCCAATTTGCAGGTATTCGGTCTCTCGCTGGAATCACCCCTGGCCAAGTACATCTTCTGTCTGTCGCTGCTCGTGGTGATTGCCTTGCTGGCCAAGAACCTGGTGCGTGGCGCCGTGGGACGTGAATGGATGGCGATCCGCGATATGGACGTGGCGGCTGCGGTGATCGGCATTCGCCCCATGTACGCCAAGCTGAGTGCGTTCGCGGTGAGCTCTTTCATCGTGGGTGTCGCCGGTGCCTTGTGGGGCTTTATTTACCTCGGTGCCTGGGAGCCAGCAGCGTTCTCGGTGGACCAGTCGTTCCGACTGCTGTTCATGGTGATCATTGGCGGCATGGGCTCCATCATGGGCAGCTTCTTCGGTGCGGCTTTCATCGTGGTTTTGCCCATTTTCTTGAGTCAGTTCCTGCCTGCCTTGGCTGGTCTGTTCGGATTTGAGATCTCCACGGCCGCTGTCTCGCATGCCGAGCTGATGGTGTTCGGCGGTCTGATTGTCTGGTTCCTTATCGTCGAGCCCCACGGCCTGGCCAAGCTGTGGTCCATCGGCAAACAGAAATTGCGTTTGTGGCCTTTCCCTCACTGA
- a CDS encoding acyl-CoA-binding protein, which produces MADLKAAFEAAVASSKNLSERPDNGTLLKIYALYKQATAGDNTEKKPGFADMVGRAKWDAWNGFKGTSNDDAMQQYIDLIESLS; this is translated from the coding sequence ATGGCCGATCTGAAAGCCGCTTTCGAAGCCGCTGTTGCCAGTTCCAAAAACCTGAGCGAACGCCCCGACAACGGCACCCTGCTCAAGATTTACGCCCTCTACAAACAAGCCACCGCGGGTGACAACACCGAAAAGAAACCCGGTTTCGCTGACATGGTGGGCCGTGCCAAATGGGATGCCTGGAATGGTTTCAAAGGCACCAGCAACGATGACGCCATGCAGCAGTACATCGATCTGATTGAATCCTTGAGCTAA
- a CDS encoding ABC transporter substrate-binding protein, with the protein MKLSKLVLASTLVAAGASGLMAGNAFAQAKEQFIPVLSYRTGPYAPNGVPWANGYVDYIKLTNARGGINGVKFSFEECETGYDTARSVECYERLKGKGASFVQPLSTGATFAITEKAPADKIPVVTVGYGRSESADGSVFKWNFPIAGTYWVAADAIMQAIAKKEGGFDKLKGKKISLVYHDSPFGKEPIPLLQERAAMHGFNLTLLPVTAPGVEQKATWLQVRQNRPDYVVLWGWGVMNSTAIKEAQATGYPREKMYGVWWAGAEPDVKDVAEGAKGYNAVTMQHGAEPNSKLVKDVMAMVHGKGQGTGPKEEVGQVLYMRGAMSAMLAIEGVRSAQDRFGKGKVMTGEQIRWGLENLNLTQPKLDALGFAGVMRPISTSCMDHMGASWARIHTWDGAKWQFTSDWLQGDEQIIKPLVKTTAAKYAAEKKLTARTPADCQS; encoded by the coding sequence ATGAAGCTTTCTAAACTCGTACTCGCAAGCACTCTGGTGGCTGCCGGTGCATCCGGCCTCATGGCAGGCAATGCTTTCGCGCAAGCCAAGGAGCAGTTCATTCCGGTGCTGTCGTACCGCACCGGGCCTTACGCGCCCAACGGTGTGCCATGGGCCAACGGCTATGTGGACTACATCAAGCTCACCAATGCCCGCGGCGGCATCAATGGCGTGAAATTCAGCTTTGAAGAATGCGAAACCGGCTATGACACAGCCCGCAGCGTGGAGTGCTATGAGCGCCTGAAGGGCAAGGGGGCATCGTTTGTGCAACCCCTGTCCACCGGCGCTACGTTCGCGATTACCGAAAAAGCACCTGCGGACAAGATCCCTGTGGTGACTGTGGGTTATGGCCGTAGTGAAAGCGCGGATGGTTCTGTCTTCAAGTGGAACTTCCCGATTGCCGGCACTTATTGGGTGGCTGCAGACGCCATCATGCAAGCCATCGCCAAGAAGGAAGGCGGTTTCGACAAGCTCAAAGGCAAGAAGATTTCGCTGGTCTACCACGACAGCCCGTTCGGCAAAGAGCCTATCCCCTTGTTGCAAGAGCGTGCAGCCATGCACGGTTTCAACCTGACCCTGTTGCCCGTGACGGCCCCCGGCGTGGAGCAAAAGGCCACTTGGCTGCAAGTGCGCCAGAACCGTCCTGACTACGTGGTCCTGTGGGGCTGGGGTGTGATGAACTCCACCGCCATCAAGGAAGCACAAGCCACCGGCTACCCCCGCGAAAAGATGTACGGCGTGTGGTGGGCCGGTGCTGAGCCGGACGTGAAAGACGTTGCGGAAGGCGCCAAGGGCTACAACGCCGTGACAATGCAGCACGGAGCCGAACCCAACTCCAAGTTGGTCAAGGACGTGATGGCCATGGTGCACGGCAAGGGCCAGGGCACCGGACCGAAAGAAGAAGTCGGCCAGGTGCTCTACATGCGCGGTGCCATGAGCGCCATGCTGGCGATCGAAGGTGTGCGCTCTGCACAAGACCGCTTCGGCAAAGGCAAGGTCATGACTGGTGAGCAGATCCGTTGGGGTCTGGAGAACCTGAACCTGACCCAGCCGAAGCTGGATGCACTCGGCTTTGCCGGCGTGATGCGCCCCATCAGCACATCGTGCATGGATCACATGGGTGCGTCCTGGGCCCGTATCCACACCTGGGACGGCGCCAAGTGGCAGTTCACCTCGGATTGGCTGCAAGGCGATGAGCAAATCATCAAGCCCTTGGTCAAGACCACCGCTGCCAAGTACGCCGCAGAGAAGAAGCTGACTGCCCGCACACCTGCGGACTGCCAGTCTTGA
- a CDS encoding ABC transporter ATP-binding protein, with product MEPKNIVLNVNGIEVIYNHVILVLKGVSLQVPEGGIVAILGGNGAGKTTTLRAVSNLLAGERGEVTKGSIELRGERIENLSPADLVQRGVVQVMEGRHCFAHLTIEENLLTGGYTRKSKAEVAANLEKVYNYFPRLKTRRTSQAAYTSGGEQQMCAIGRALMANPSMVLLDEPSMGLAPQIVEEVFEIVKDLNAKEKVTFLLAEQNTNMALKYADYGYIMESGRVVMDGAAEDLRSNEDVKEFYLGVGGGERKSFKDVKSYKRRKRWLA from the coding sequence ATGGAACCGAAAAACATCGTTCTCAACGTGAATGGCATTGAGGTCATTTACAACCACGTCATTTTGGTACTCAAGGGGGTTTCCCTTCAGGTGCCCGAAGGCGGCATCGTGGCCATCCTTGGGGGCAATGGGGCAGGTAAAACGACGACCTTGAGAGCTGTGTCCAACCTGTTGGCGGGTGAGCGAGGTGAAGTCACCAAGGGCAGCATTGAGCTGCGCGGTGAACGCATCGAAAACCTGAGCCCTGCCGACCTGGTTCAACGCGGTGTGGTGCAGGTGATGGAGGGGCGCCATTGTTTTGCCCACCTGACCATTGAAGAAAACCTGTTGACCGGTGGCTACACCCGCAAGAGCAAGGCCGAGGTGGCGGCTAACCTCGAAAAGGTCTACAACTACTTCCCCCGCCTCAAAACCCGCCGCACCAGCCAGGCGGCTTACACCTCCGGTGGTGAGCAGCAGATGTGCGCCATCGGCCGCGCGCTCATGGCCAACCCCAGCATGGTGCTGCTGGATGAACCCTCCATGGGCCTGGCGCCACAGATCGTGGAAGAGGTGTTCGAGATCGTGAAAGACCTCAACGCCAAAGAGAAGGTGACCTTCCTGCTGGCCGAGCAGAACACCAACATGGCGCTGAAATACGCTGACTACGGCTACATCATGGAAAGCGGTCGCGTGGTGATGGACGGTGCCGCGGAAGACTTGCGGAGCAATGAAGACGTCAAGGAGTTCTACCTCGGTGTGGGTGGCGGTGAACGCAAGAGCTTCAAAGACGTAAAGAGCTACAAGCGCCGCAAGCGCTGGTTGGCCTGA